A region of the Neomicrococcus lactis genome:
CTTGCCGTATCTGGAACCGCGGCTTGTGGCGGATGCGCTGGGTGTGGAGACCTCGGGGCATGAACCCATTATTCAAGCGGCGCTTTCTCGAGTGCGTTCCAACCTCGAGTCGCGCCGTTCAGGTACTGACAGGCCGCAGATTCCGCTCGTCATGTCTCACGTATTTGCCGCCGGGGGAGCGCCGAGCGAAAGCGAGCGAGAACTCAGCGTGGGCGGCTTGGACAAGGTTCCGCACGCGGTATTTAGCGACTTCGCCTATACCGCGCTAGGTCATTTGCACGGCCGTCAGACGCTCGCGCCAAATGTTCGGTACTCGGGATCGCCGTTGGCCTATTCCTTCTCGGAAGCGAACCACCGCAAGGGCGCCTGGCTGGTTGACGTTGACGCCACCGGACTCGTGGAAGTTACTGAGGTGGACTTCGCGCAGCCGCGTGCGCTCAAGACGGTGAAGGGCACCATTGACGATCTTCTCCATGACGCGCAATTCGCGTCTGCGGAGGACGCATGGGTGCAGGTGACGGTAACGGATGTCGATCAGCCGCAGCGTGGCATGGATCGGCTCCGGGAACGCTTTCCAGGGATCCTTGTCTACCGCTGGGAACCCAGCGAGAAGCGCGAGCAGCGGCGATACGCCGAGCGCGTGAAGCCGCAGGCCTCTCCGGAAGAAGTCTGCGGTGAGTTCTTCGAACATGTGAGGGCTCGCTCGCTGGACGAGAGCGAAACACAAATCATGCAGCGGGTGCTCTCGCAAGCACTGACGGAGGGAACGAATCTATGAGAATTCATCGTCTAGAACTCAGCGCGTTTGGTCCCTTCGCCGGCAAGGAAGTCATCGATTTCGATGCCTTGGCAGATGCCGGCCTCTTCTTGCTCAATGGTGAGACTGGCGCCGGTAAGACCAGCATCTTGGATGCCGTCTGCTTTGCGCTCTATGGTTCGTTTCCGGGCGCCCGCGAGACGATGTCCAAAGAGCGCGTGCGCAGTGACCATGCCTCGGATGTCCCCGCCGCGTACCAACCCACCTATGTGACGTGCGAATTCTCGGTGGGAAACAAGCGTTTGCGGGTGCAGCGCACGCCTGCCGTCAAACGTCCTAAACTTCGCGGCGGTGGATTCACCACGGACCAAGCCAAGACCCTGCTTGAAGAGCACCGCGAGGGATCCTGGGTCTCGCTGACCAACCGTAACGATGAAGCTGGTCAACAGATCACCTCGTTGCTGGGACTGCAACGGGACCAATTCACAAAGCTCGTGATGTTGCCGCAAGGGGAGTTCGCCGCGTTCTTGCGCTCCAATGCGAATGAGAAAGACGCGATCCTGCGTCAGCTCTTTGACACACGCACCTTTGCGCGCGCGGAAGATCTGTTGTGGCAACAGTATGTACAAGCTCGCGATGCCATCAGCGAGGACGAAATCCGTTTGAGTGCGGATGAGACTCGACTGCTAGAGGCAGCCCGTAACGCCCTCGATGCTTGGAAGAAAACGCGACTTTCCGTGGGAATTACGGACGAGCTTCCTGTTCCTGATGAAACTGAGGCAGCGAGCCTGGACTTCTATGCAGGCCAACTGGAAACCGTCGAAGTCACCGCGAAAGAGTGGGCCAAGACGCTAAACAGCGCCTATCAGGAGGCTCAGAAAATCCACGAGCAGCGCAAGGAGCAGTTCGCTGATGCTTCGGCTCATGAGGCGTGGCAGCGGCGTCGTCAAAACGTCGCGGAGCGCGAAGGAAACGTTGCGGCACTGCGGGTAATTCTTGACTGGGACGCGAAGGCGCGTTCCCTCATTCCTGCGCAACAACAGCGGGATGCGGCATGTACGGCACAAAGTGTTGCAGAAGCAAAATTCGAGGCAGCGCGGGCTCAGCGCGCGAAGTCTCCGGTTGCTAGCGCCATGTATGAACGCTACAAAGGCCAACTGGACGAGATCGTGGAGGACTTGGCCCAGCAAATCGCTGTCCTCACCGAGCGGGCCAAGCAAGAAGAAGTTCTTCTGGAGAAGATTTCCAAGAAGCGGCAGGCCAGTGCATCTCTGGAGGCTTTGGGACAGAAGATTGCTGAACTGACCAAGGTCCGCGAGACGGTTTCGGCCACGTTGCCTGAGCTTCAGGAGCAAGAACTCTCCGCACAAAGCGGTGTGCTGAGCGTAGAAGCAGCACAGATCAAGCTCACGCAGGCTCACGACGTCTTGAAAGCAGCCACCCAGCTGGACGCCGTGCGTACCGAAGTTCAGCGGCTTGCCACTCAGTGGCAGAGCAAAAGCGAAGCGACTCGCTCGGCCCAAGAGTTCGAACGCCAGCTCACGGCGACGGCTCAACAACAAGTAGCGGCACGGTTGGCCTTGAGTCTTGAAGACGAGCAGCCTTGCCCGGTCTGCGGATCTGCGGATCACCCAGCACCAGCCGTGCTAGTGGACGGACGCATCGTTACGGATGAAGAACGGGAAGACGCTGCCGCACGCTCTGAAGAATGCCGTCAAGCCGAATCCTCTGCCGAAAAGGCACTGAGAAGCGCCCAAGATCGTGAAACACAACTGGCGGCGCATGCACGTGAGCAATCGCTTGAAGACGCGACGGCTGCGGTCTCAGAAGCCGAGCTCGCGGTGAAAACCGCCAAAGGCACCGTCGCTGCTCTAGAAGTGGCCAAGAAGAAACTTCAGGATGCACAGCAATTGCTCGCCAGTACTGACATGCAGCTGGAAACAACGCGCGTTCGTGAAGAGTCTGTAGCCAAAGAAGTTGAGACTCTCACCATCGAAGTGGCCGAGATAACGGAAGAGGTCGCTAAGGATCGCGGTGACTACGCGAGCATCAGCGAACGCGTTGCCGAAGAGAAGGCCGCTCGAGCACTCTTGGTTGCGGAAATGTCAAGCAAAAGCGAAGCCGACCGAGCCCTCATGGACATGGCGGAAGCCGGGAGGCTGTGGGGTGAACGTCTGCACGACGCAGGTTTCGTTGATCTGGGATACGGAAGCGAAAAGAAATTCCTTGAAGCGCTTCTTGACGAATCCGTGCGTGCAGCACACACGGGCGAGGTGACCTCATTTACGGATGAAGTCTCTCGAATTGCGGAGCTCGAAGGTTCTGCGCCAGTGGTTCGTCATAAGGCTCGTGTGGAGGCAGGGGAATCCTCAATCACCGCAGAAGAGCTCGAGGCCTCGTCGCAAACTGTCAACGCCTCCTTGAAACTCGAAAACATCGCCTCGAAGGCTCGAATTGTCTTGGTGAATCAGCGCGAGGGGTTCGTTTCTGGCGTGGCCCGCAATGCAAAAGTTCGTGAGGAGCTCGAACCTCGCCGTCTGGCAATGCGGGAGCTGGAAGGCCTTGCAAAGGTAGCTCGTGGTGAAGGCGATAACCGACTACGCATGCGCCTCTCATCCTTCGTTCTCGCGGCGAAGTTGGAGGCCGTCGCGGCGGCGGCAACCGTTCGGCTTCACGAGATGTCTGATGGTCGCTACCAACTGATTCACGTCGATGATCGTCAGGGACGAGGAAAGGGCGGCCTGGACTTGGCCGTGCTCGACTCCTGGACGGGACAACAGCGCGACACGAACTCGCTCTCCGGCGGCGAGACCTTCATGGTGTCGTTGTCGCTAGCTCTGGGTCTCGCGGAAGTGATTCAAGAAGAGTCCGGCGGAATCTCACTCGAGACGCTGTTTGTGGATGAAGGCTTTGGAACTCTTGACCAGAGCAGCCTTGAGCAGGTCATGAGCGCCATTGATGATCTTCGTGAAGGTGGCCGCGTGGTGGGCCTGGTCTCGCACGTTGAAGAGATGAAGCAGCGTATCCCAGCTCAAATTCAGGTGCGCAAGACTCCTCGAGGATCTACTACCAAGGTGGTACTGGACGGAGTGGCCTAAGGAATCGGGGTAATTTGCCAGAGAGCCTATAATGGGAGTTGCTTGAGGGTTGGGCGCGCCGGGAGGCTGGGACGGCGTGCACGTTCAAAGGAAAACCCAAAATGTCTGCGTCACACGTAGATTCATCTGGCCCTGCGCCTGAAAACTTCTCCCATGGCAACAGCGCCGGCCCCAATGATCGCGCTAAGAAGCCATCTGGGTCCGCATTCTCCGCACTCGGCAAACTTGCCGGACCTATCTTCTTCCCGCTTGCTCTCGTAGCGCGGCTGCCGCTCGGAATGCTCACCATCGGTTCGATTACCTTCGTGGTCTCCACGACGGGTTCCTACACGGCTGGTGGCATTGCAGCGGCGCTCGTGGGTATTGGCTCCGCAGTTGGTTCTCCGCTCTCCGGCGCCATTACTGATGCGCGCGGTCAGCGTGGAGTCCTCTTAGCTCTCGCGGTTCTGCATGTCGTTTCATTGGCGCTCTTGCTGGTATTCGGCTTCCAAGAAGGCGCTGCATTCACGGCCTCCGGGACTACCGTAGCCACTCCATGGATGACGTGGCTCGCTTCGCTTCTTGCTGGTGCTACCTGTGCCCAAGTGGGTCCCATGTCCCGGTCGCGCTGGGTAGGACTCACGAACGGCCGCGTTACTCAAGGCCGAGAACTCAATGTAGCCCTGGGCTATGAATCCACGGCTGATGAGATCACGTTCGCGCTAGGCCCGGCTATTGTGGGCCTCGTTGCCGCACTCGTCACGCCGTGGATGCCACTGGTCATCTCGGGTGCCATCACAGCGATCTTGGTTCCAGCATTTGCCTTGCACCGCACGGCTCTTGCCGCGCCGCGCCGCCAAAAGGGTCAAATGGCAGCAGCCTGGACCACTCGCCAAGCACTTGGCATAAGCCTCGCGACCATCACCATGATGGGCCTGGGAACCATCTTCGGCTCCACGGCGTCTGGCACGCTCGCCTTCGCAGATCACATGGGTATCCCTAGTGGTGGCGGTTTGATCTACGCCGCACTTGGCAGCATTTCCGCAGTAACGGCCCTCTCGGTGGTCGCATGGCCTGCGTCCTTCAAGCTCACCTCGCGATGGCTGGCGGCTGCGATCGTGCTGGTGCCAGCGACGTTGTTTTTGCAGTTCGCACACTCGGTACCGCTGGTGCTGATTGCTCTCGCCTGCATCGGACTGCCGATCGGCCCGATTCTCGTCACGATGTTTGCCTTCGGAAACACCATGACACCTCATGGTCGCTTGGGCTTCGTCATGGGACTACTCGCGTCAGGAATCACGATCGGTACTTCGATCGGCAACTCGTTGGCCGGGTTCTTCGCGGATACCTCAGGCTATGAAGCGTCCTACCAGATTGCCCTCGTGGCGGCCATCGTGATCCTTGCGGCAGCCGCGGCCGGCGTCGTAATTTCTGGAAAATATCGCCGCAAGGAACACGCCTAAAGAATCGTAAAACGCATTCTTCAGAAGCGGGCTACCATGGTGCAGGATGAATTTTCCTCGGTATGGTGAGGACCTCGCACCGCTCCGCCACACCTCTCATTCAAAATTGAGAAAGTAGTCAATGAAGCGCACTGTCTCCGCTCATCTGCTCGCCACGGCACAACCGGGTACCAAGCTGGTGTATGCCATCGCGCCGGTTAAGGATCCGGGCTATGACTCTTTTGAAGAAGAGTTGATTGCCACGGTTGATGGTGTGCCCATTGAGGTGAAAGAGGTTCCGGATTTCCATGGCGGACGTTTCCACGTGGTGGAGACGGAAGAAGGCGGCGTGATCCAGCTGGATTACTCGGCCACCGTGGTCGGCCAAGCCGAGGTGCCGGTCGTAGATGAGGCGGATCTGATTCGCTACATTCGCCCGTCGCGGTACTGCGAATCTGACACCTTGTTGCAGACTGCCTACGCAAACTTCGGAAAGATGACTGGCAAGGAACTCTTCAACGCCGCCCGCACGTGGGTGAATGAGGAGCTTGCCTACGTGTCTGGTTCATCCAGGGGCACGGATAGCGCCGTCAATACGTTGTTGGCTCGTCGCGGCGTGTGCCGGGATTTCTCGCATTTGCTCGTCTCGATGCTGCGCGCCAAGAATGTGCCTGCTCGTATGGTGGCCGTGTATGCGCCGCAGCTCACGCCGATGGACTTCCACGCAGTGGTGGAGGCCTACATTGATGGCGAATGGCGGGTAGCTGACGCCACCGGTCTGGCGCCGCGTCAGGGCCTCTTGCGCATTGCCACTGGTGAGGATGCCACAGATACGGCGTTCCTCAGCACGGTGCGCGGATCCATTGTCTTCGACAAGATCCGCGTCACCGCCGAGGCTGACGAAGAATTGACCGATCCGCCTCTCGACGAATTGGTCATCCTCCGCTAATTCGCGGAAGTACCTTACTCGGTGCACGCTTGAGCGTGGCTGAAATCAGCGTCCGCGATGATGGAGTTCAGCTGCTTGATTTGCTGCAGCTGCTCCACCGTGAGTAGCGGCTGCAAGAGCCGGTGAATGTGCCGCACGTGTTCGCGCCCCACGGAGGCTTGCTTGGCACGTCCCTCATCGGTCAGCGTGACCAAAACGGCTCGAGAATCGCTCGGATCCTTTTCGCGCGTGACATAGCCGCGCTTTTCAAGGCGTTCGGCTGTGCGTGACAGGCTCGGCTGGCTGATGAGCAAATGCACATTCAGATCAGACAGTCGTGAGGAACCGCCTGGACAGCGCGTCAGATTGAACAGAATGTCGTATTCGGATGGCGACAAGTCTGAAAACGCGCGGCCTTTCTGCAGTTCGCGCATGACCTTCACTTGCGCGCGGAAAATCGCTTCCCAGGCGTCGGCGCTTGCTCGTACGCTTTTTTGCTGGTCGGGACTCACGGTTGGCTACTCCTTGACTTCAGATTTTTCGGAGGACGACGACGCAGCTTCAGCCTGCTTCGCGGCTACCCGGTTGGCGTGGGTTGGGGGAGCAGGGTGGTCAGCTGGGGTGCGCGATTCCAGTTCCTTGCGGAGTTCCGGAAGCACTTTCTCGCCGAAGAGATCAAGCTGCTCAAGAACGGTCTTCAGCGGAAGGCCGGCATGGTCCACCAAGAACAACTGACGGTGGTAGTTGCCGAAGTACTCTTGGAACGTCAACGTCTTCTCAAGGACTTCTTGCGGGCTACCCACGGTCAGTGGGGTCTGTGACGTGAAGTCTTCAAGCGACGGGCCGTGTCCATAGACGGGCGCGTTGTCGAAGTACGGACGGAACTCCTTCACAGCGTCCTGCGAGTTCTCCCGCATGAAGAACTGGCCTCCGAGACCCACGAATGCCTGATCGCCGCGACCATGGCCGTAGTGCTCAAAGCGTTCGCGGTAGAGGTTGATGAGCTGCTGGTAGTGCTCCTTCGGCCAGAAGATGTTGTTCGCGAAGAAGCCGTCGCCGTAGTACGCGGCAATTTCAGCAACCTGTGGCGTGCGGATAGAACCGTGCCAGACGAACGGTGACACGTCATCAAGTGGCCGTGGGGTGGACGTGAAGGACTGCAGCGGCGTGCGGTATTTGCCCTGCCAGGAGACTACGTCTTCGTCCCACAAGCGGCGCAACAAGTGGTAGTTCTCCACGGTCAGCTCAACGCTGTCTTGAGGATTCTTGCCGAACCACGGGTACACCGGTGCGGTGTTGCCGCGACCCAGGACCAAATCCACTCGGCCATCGGACAAATGCTGGAGCATGGCGAAGTCTTCAGCGATCTTCACCGGGTCATTCGTAGTGATCAGCGTGGTCGCCGTGGAAAGAATGACGCGCTCGGTCTGTGCAGCGATGTACGCAAGAGTGGTGGTGGGCGAAGACGAGAAGAATGGGCGGTTGTGGTGCTCGCCAATGGCGAAGACATCCATGCCGATCTCTTCGACCTTCTTGGCAATGGCCACCATGGCTTTGATGCGCTCGTGCTCCGTTGGGTAGGCACCAGTGTTGGGGTCTTGAGTAATATCTGAGACGCTAAATACGCCGAACTGCATGTTTTTCTCCTAAGTTCCATTCCAGTTTATATGCAACTGAATATAAAACGAAGGATCGGCGCCGAATATTCCGGTGGCTTACATCACCCCTGAGTCTCAGGCTTCGGAAGCGAATCTCTTTTCACGGCGTTCACGGACGCGTTCCACAAGCTGGTAGAGCACAGGAACCAGAATCAGCGTCAGCAGTGTGGAGCTGATGAGTCCGCCAACCACCACGACTGCAAGCGGCTGCGAAATGAAGCCGCCGCCGCCGGTGAGACCCATGGCCATGGGGATGAGGGCAAAGATGGTCGCGGCAGCCGTCATGACAATGGGACGTAAGCGCTGGCGAGCGCCCTGCTCAATCGCCTCGTCGAGTGCCATAGCCGGTTGCCCGTCTCGCGGTCTGCGATATTGGTTGATCAGGTCAATCAGCACGATTGCATTAGTGACCACAATGCCGATAAGCATAAGCATGCCGATCAGCGAGGGGAGACCTAGCGGTACGCCGGTGAGGAGCAGCAAGCCGATGGCGCCAGTTGCCGCGAAGGGCACGGAGACCATCAGGATCAGGGGCTGAATCAATGACTTGAAGGTCGCCACCATGATGACGTACACAATGGCAACAGCTGCAATGAGTGCCAGGCCCAGGTCTCGGAAGGAATTGGCCTGCTGAACGGCCGCGCCACCGATCTCCGCGCTCGTGCCTGCTGGCAAGTTCATGGTTTCTAGGCGCTTATTGATTTCCGCGGAGACGGACCCCAAAGCATTTTCTTCGGGAGTGACCGAGACGGTGGCTATACGTTCACCGTTCGAGCTTGTGATCGTCGAGAGCGTGGTGGTCTCCTTGACGTTCGCGATATCGCTGAGACGAATGGTGCCGGAGGCCGTAGAGATCTCGATGTTCTGCAGCGTTTCTACAGAGCGGACCTTGACGTCGCCGACGATGACCACCGGATAGTCGTTGTAGCCAAAACGAACGGTTCCCGCAGGAACGGCTCCTAGCGTGGACGCGGCCAGGCCGCCGACCTGTTCCTCGGTCAATCCGTGCTTGGCGGCCTCGGCGCGGTCGACCTCTACCGTGACGACCGGAGTCTTGGTGCTCAAATTGGACTCGAGCGACTTCACTTGGTCGATCCCGTTGAGCCCATCCATGACAGTCTTGTTGGCTTCTGCCAGCAATTCAGGAGTTGGCGCGGAGACGTTAATGCTGACGCTGGAACCAAACCCTTGGCTCTGGTTGGAGCTGAAGTTGATGTCTCCAGCCGCGTTGGCTTTGCCAATGGCTTCGCGAGCAGCATCCTGGACGGCTTCCTGATCAGCGGACTCGTCCGTAGTCACGGTGAAGCTGGCTTGATCAGCAGTGGATCCGCCACTGAAGGCAAACAAGCCGCCGCCGGAGCCGATGGTCAGCTGGACGTCTTGAACACCCTCGACGCTGCGCAGGGCATCTTCGACTGGTGCGGCAAGTTTGGTGGTCTCTTCGAGTGAGCTACCTGCAGCTACTTTTTGCGTGAGGCGGAAAGAGTTCTCACCCGAGCTGCCCAAAAGGTTGGTGGGAACCAGCGGAATCATGGCCGCGGTGCCCACCAAAATGAGTACAGCCGTGGAGATCGTGATGACTGGATGCTTTTGCGAGGACTTCAGAACCGGGAGGTAACCGCGCTGCAGCCAGGACTTGCGCTCCTTGGCGTGGGCTTGAGCCACAGGGTCCGCATCGTCGCCAGGAAGGGAACCGCGGTGCTTCCCGTAGATAGCCTGTGAGGTACTGGCTGCCGCGGTGCGTCGGCCCAAGAACCAGTAAGCCAGCACCGGAACAATCGTGAGGGAAACGAACAACGAACCCAAGAGCGCGATAGTCATGGTGATCGCGAAGGGGCGGAACAATTCGCCCGCGATGCCCGTGACGAACGCAACCGGCAAGAACACAGCTACGGTAGTCAACGTCGCGGCGGTCACCGCGGTGGCAACCTCTCGCACGGCACGAAGAATGGCTGTGCCCTTGGCTTCACCGTATTCAAGGTGTCGCTTGATGTTTTCGATGACAACAATCGAGTCATCCACTACGCGGCCGATCGAAATCGTGAGGGCGCCGAGCGTCAACAGGTTCAGTGAATAGCCGAACGCCTGAAGACCAATGAAGGTCACGAGCAAAGACAACGGGATCGAGATGGCCGTCACCAGTGTCGAGCGCAAGGACATCAAGAAGACCAAAATCACGATCACCGCAAAGCCCAAGCCCAGCAGGCCTTCAACGGTGAGGTCCTTGATGGATTTCTCGATGAACGGCGCCTGATCAAAGACCGTAGTGATCTTGGCGTCATTGCCGAGCTCCGTCTGCAGCTCATCGACGAGATTCTGAACGGCATGGGAGATGCGGACGGTGTCGCCCTCAGGCGTCTTGGTGACGGACAGGCTCAGCGTCTCAACACCGTTGGTGCGGGTGATGGAGCTGGCCGGTGCATCTTCGAGTACTACCTCGGCTACATCCCCGATGACCGTCGTCTCGAGCAGTGGATCGGAAGGATCAAAATTTACGGTCGCGGGATCTTGCCCAGCAATTGTTTTGGCAGCAAGCGGAATCTTTTGGATGTCCTTGACGGAATTGATGGTGGTGCCGGCTTGCACGGGCAACGTCCGTTTTTGCTGGTCTAGTGAGCCCACCGGAAACAGGCCCGCGTTCTTGCTCAGCGCTGTCGTAATATCCTGCGTGGTGAATCCGCGGTCCGTCAGCTCTGCTGTCTTCGGGGTGATGGAAATGCGCTGATCGGCGCCGCCGGTCACGCCGACGGAACGCACGCCATCGATCTTGCTCAGGCGAGGAACGGTCAAGCGCTCAAGATCTGCTTTGAGCTCGCTGAGGCTCTTGTCTGAAGAAACCGCCATGTAGACCACGGGGAAGTCGCTGACGGAGCCGGAGAATGACTGCGGGTTGGCATCGTCCGGCAGCTGGCTGCGGACGTTGCTGATGGCGCGGTCTACTTGGCTACGCGCGCGGTCCAAGTTGGTGCCGTAGACGAAGGACAAGGACACGGTAGAGACGCCCTGGCGGCTCGTCGAAGACGAACTCTCAAGTCCCTCAACCGCCTGCAACGCAGACTCGAGTGGCTCGCTGACCTGCTTGTCCACTACTTCAGGCGAGGCGCCAGACATTTGCGTGATGACCGCAACCTGCGGGAACTCCAAGCTGGGGATGATCTCCTGCTTGAGTCCACCCATGGCGAGGACGCCAAAGACAGAAATAAAAACGGAGACCAGCGCGATGAGCGCCTTATTGCCGAGTGAAAATTGGGCAAGACGGTGCATGCGCTGGTCTCCTTGAAATCAACAATCGTGATAATTGAGGATGATCCTCAATTAGGCGAGTTCAAGAACCTTGTT
Encoded here:
- a CDS encoding exonuclease SbcCD subunit D, encoding MRFLHTSDWHLGRSFHGVDVIDHQRDVVQQVSKIIAEHHVDALLISGDVYDRALPAVAVVEMFNEALGLLMDAGIPIIISSGNHDSAVRLGFGARAFEHANVHIRANVADLDRPVVIPGEDFDAVVYALPYLEPRLVADALGVETSGHEPIIQAALSRVRSNLESRRSGTDRPQIPLVMSHVFAAGGAPSESERELSVGGLDKVPHAVFSDFAYTALGHLHGRQTLAPNVRYSGSPLAYSFSEANHRKGAWLVDVDATGLVEVTEVDFAQPRALKTVKGTIDDLLHDAQFASAEDAWVQVTVTDVDQPQRGMDRLRERFPGILVYRWEPSEKREQRRYAERVKPQASPEEVCGEFFEHVRARSLDESETQIMQRVLSQALTEGTNL
- a CDS encoding AAA family ATPase gives rise to the protein MRIHRLELSAFGPFAGKEVIDFDALADAGLFLLNGETGAGKTSILDAVCFALYGSFPGARETMSKERVRSDHASDVPAAYQPTYVTCEFSVGNKRLRVQRTPAVKRPKLRGGGFTTDQAKTLLEEHREGSWVSLTNRNDEAGQQITSLLGLQRDQFTKLVMLPQGEFAAFLRSNANEKDAILRQLFDTRTFARAEDLLWQQYVQARDAISEDEIRLSADETRLLEAARNALDAWKKTRLSVGITDELPVPDETEAASLDFYAGQLETVEVTAKEWAKTLNSAYQEAQKIHEQRKEQFADASAHEAWQRRRQNVAEREGNVAALRVILDWDAKARSLIPAQQQRDAACTAQSVAEAKFEAARAQRAKSPVASAMYERYKGQLDEIVEDLAQQIAVLTERAKQEEVLLEKISKKRQASASLEALGQKIAELTKVRETVSATLPELQEQELSAQSGVLSVEAAQIKLTQAHDVLKAATQLDAVRTEVQRLATQWQSKSEATRSAQEFERQLTATAQQQVAARLALSLEDEQPCPVCGSADHPAPAVLVDGRIVTDEEREDAAARSEECRQAESSAEKALRSAQDRETQLAAHAREQSLEDATAAVSEAELAVKTAKGTVAALEVAKKKLQDAQQLLASTDMQLETTRVREESVAKEVETLTIEVAEITEEVAKDRGDYASISERVAEEKAARALLVAEMSSKSEADRALMDMAEAGRLWGERLHDAGFVDLGYGSEKKFLEALLDESVRAAHTGEVTSFTDEVSRIAELEGSAPVVRHKARVEAGESSITAEELEASSQTVNASLKLENIASKARIVLVNQREGFVSGVARNAKVREELEPRRLAMRELEGLAKVARGEGDNRLRMRLSSFVLAAKLEAVAAAATVRLHEMSDGRYQLIHVDDRQGRGKGGLDLAVLDSWTGQQRDTNSLSGGETFMVSLSLALGLAEVIQEESGGISLETLFVDEGFGTLDQSSLEQVMSAIDDLREGGRVVGLVSHVEEMKQRIPAQIQVRKTPRGSTTKVVLDGVA
- a CDS encoding MFS transporter translates to MSASHVDSSGPAPENFSHGNSAGPNDRAKKPSGSAFSALGKLAGPIFFPLALVARLPLGMLTIGSITFVVSTTGSYTAGGIAAALVGIGSAVGSPLSGAITDARGQRGVLLALAVLHVVSLALLLVFGFQEGAAFTASGTTVATPWMTWLASLLAGATCAQVGPMSRSRWVGLTNGRVTQGRELNVALGYESTADEITFALGPAIVGLVAALVTPWMPLVISGAITAILVPAFALHRTALAAPRRQKGQMAAAWTTRQALGISLATITMMGLGTIFGSTASGTLAFADHMGIPSGGGLIYAALGSISAVTALSVVAWPASFKLTSRWLAAAIVLVPATLFLQFAHSVPLVLIALACIGLPIGPILVTMFAFGNTMTPHGRLGFVMGLLASGITIGTSIGNSLAGFFADTSGYEASYQIALVAAIVILAAAAAGVVISGKYRRKEHA
- a CDS encoding transglutaminase-like domain-containing protein, which gives rise to MKRTVSAHLLATAQPGTKLVYAIAPVKDPGYDSFEEELIATVDGVPIEVKEVPDFHGGRFHVVETEEGGVIQLDYSATVVGQAEVPVVDEADLIRYIRPSRYCESDTLLQTAYANFGKMTGKELFNAARTWVNEELAYVSGSSRGTDSAVNTLLARRGVCRDFSHLLVSMLRAKNVPARMVAVYAPQLTPMDFHAVVEAYIDGEWRVADATGLAPRQGLLRIATGEDATDTAFLSTVRGSIVFDKIRVTAEADEELTDPPLDELVILR
- a CDS encoding MarR family winged helix-turn-helix transcriptional regulator; this encodes MSPDQQKSVRASADAWEAIFRAQVKVMRELQKGRAFSDLSPSEYDILFNLTRCPGGSSRLSDLNVHLLISQPSLSRTAERLEKRGYVTREKDPSDSRAVLVTLTDEGRAKQASVGREHVRHIHRLLQPLLTVEQLQQIKQLNSIIADADFSHAQACTE
- a CDS encoding LLM class flavin-dependent oxidoreductase yields the protein MQFGVFSVSDITQDPNTGAYPTEHERIKAMVAIAKKVEEIGMDVFAIGEHHNRPFFSSSPTTTLAYIAAQTERVILSTATTLITTNDPVKIAEDFAMLQHLSDGRVDLVLGRGNTAPVYPWFGKNPQDSVELTVENYHLLRRLWDEDVVSWQGKYRTPLQSFTSTPRPLDDVSPFVWHGSIRTPQVAEIAAYYGDGFFANNIFWPKEHYQQLINLYRERFEHYGHGRGDQAFVGLGGQFFMRENSQDAVKEFRPYFDNAPVYGHGPSLEDFTSQTPLTVGSPQEVLEKTLTFQEYFGNYHRQLFLVDHAGLPLKTVLEQLDLFGEKVLPELRKELESRTPADHPAPPTHANRVAAKQAEAASSSSEKSEVKE
- a CDS encoding efflux RND transporter permease subunit; its protein translation is MHRLAQFSLGNKALIALVSVFISVFGVLAMGGLKQEIIPSLEFPQVAVITQMSGASPEVVDKQVSEPLESALQAVEGLESSSSTSRQGVSTVSLSFVYGTNLDRARSQVDRAISNVRSQLPDDANPQSFSGSVSDFPVVYMAVSSDKSLSELKADLERLTVPRLSKIDGVRSVGVTGGADQRISITPKTAELTDRGFTTQDITTALSKNAGLFPVGSLDQQKRTLPVQAGTTINSVKDIQKIPLAAKTIAGQDPATVNFDPSDPLLETTVIGDVAEVVLEDAPASSITRTNGVETLSLSVTKTPEGDTVRISHAVQNLVDELQTELGNDAKITTVFDQAPFIEKSIKDLTVEGLLGLGFAVIVILVFLMSLRSTLVTAISIPLSLLVTFIGLQAFGYSLNLLTLGALTISIGRVVDDSIVVIENIKRHLEYGEAKGTAILRAVREVATAVTAATLTTVAVFLPVAFVTGIAGELFRPFAITMTIALLGSLFVSLTIVPVLAYWFLGRRTAAASTSQAIYGKHRGSLPGDDADPVAQAHAKERKSWLQRGYLPVLKSSQKHPVITISTAVLILVGTAAMIPLVPTNLLGSSGENSFRLTQKVAAGSSLEETTKLAAPVEDALRSVEGVQDVQLTIGSGGGLFAFSGGSTADQASFTVTTDESADQEAVQDAAREAIGKANAAGDINFSSNQSQGFGSSVSINVSAPTPELLAEANKTVMDGLNGIDQVKSLESNLSTKTPVVTVEVDRAEAAKHGLTEEQVGGLAASTLGAVPAGTVRFGYNDYPVVIVGDVKVRSVETLQNIEISTASGTIRLSDIANVKETTTLSTITSSNGERIATVSVTPEENALGSVSAEINKRLETMNLPAGTSAEIGGAAVQQANSFRDLGLALIAAVAIVYVIMVATFKSLIQPLILMVSVPFAATGAIGLLLLTGVPLGLPSLIGMLMLIGIVVTNAIVLIDLINQYRRPRDGQPAMALDEAIEQGARQRLRPIVMTAAATIFALIPMAMGLTGGGGFISQPLAVVVVGGLISSTLLTLILVPVLYQLVERVRERREKRFASEA